In the genome of Notamacropus eugenii isolate mMacEug1 chromosome 5, mMacEug1.pri_v2, whole genome shotgun sequence, one region contains:
- the TEKT2 gene encoding tektin-2 produces MTTLSVKPSQHFRLPDWQISSHLLSSNAERQRDASQQIRQEICTLRNETNNQTIWDEYDNQNRLSERIDSVDRWKEILDKSLTDTDAEIDAMIQMKEAAERALQAKNLPLDVAIECLTLRESRRDIDVVKDAVDDELHKEVEVIDNSKLALQKKIKEVFEQLCLLQEVRQQLNSDHRGKMEALEIDRVCLSLNVHSPNISLKVNPTRVPNGSAGQYGNMCASGCPSSCTMQQWDDYSQYIKDRAEAERKASTDLREATALTIAETNNELEAQRVATEYAFRKRIREIERYLSQLRWQEKKTLEEIAELEEATRRLEEDLRVKMRNLKLAHTRLETRTYRPNMEMCRDQVHYGLTDEVHQLESTMAVLKQKLGQSQHTLDALHKNLARIQADIACKSNSLLLNNKCMDTRRKLTVPAEKFVPEVDTFNRTSNRTLPPLKCRQLELI; encoded by the exons ATGACCACACTGAGCGTCAAGCCTAGCCAGCACTTCCGGCTCCCTGACTGGCAAATTAGCAGCCACCTGCTTTCCTCTAATGCTGAGCGGCAGAGGGATGCTTCACAACAGATCAGACAAGAGATCTGCACTCTCCGCAATGAGACCAACAATCAG ACCATATGGGATGAATATGACAACCAGAACCGCCTGTCAGAGCGCATAGACTCTGTTGACCGATGGAAGGAGATACTAGACAAAAGTCTGACTGACACAGATGCTGAGATTGATGCCATGATACAG ATGAAGGAGGCAGCAGAGAGGGCCCTGCAGGCCAAGAATCTCCCTCTAGATGTGGCAATTGAGTGCCTAACTCTACGGGAAAGCCGGCGGGACATCGATGTGGTGAAGGATGCTGTCGATGATGAGCTGCACAAGGAAGTGGAGGTGATTGATAATTCCAAGTTGGCACTGCAGAAGAAGATCAAGGAGGTCTTTGAGCAGCTTTG CCTTCTTCAAGAAGTAAGACAGCAACTGAACTCTGACCATCGAGGCAAGATGGAAGCACTAGAGATCGACCGTGTCTGCCTCTCACTCAATGTTCACTCCCCTAATATCTCCCTGAAGGTCAACCCTACCCGAGTTCCCAATGG GTCTGCTGGACAGTATGGGAACATGTGTGCCTCTGGCTGCCCCAGCTCCTGCACGATGCAGCAGTGGGATGACTACAGCCAGTATATCAAGGACCGGGCAGAGGCTGAGAGGAAAGCTTCTACAGATCTGCGGGAAGCTACAGCCCTCACCATTGCTGAG accaacaatgaattagaagCCCAGCGTGTGGCCACTGAGTATGCCTTCAGAAAGCGGATACGAGAAATAGAGAGATACCTGAGTCAGCTCAGGTGGCAGGAGAAAAAG ACCTTGGAAGAAATTGCAGAGTTGGAGGAGGCCACTCGACGGCTGGAGGAAGACCTGCGTGTAAAGATGCGAAATCTAAAGCTGGCACACACCCGCCTGGAAACCCGAACATACAGGCCCAATATGGAGATGTGCAGGGACCAG GTACACTATGGGCTCACAGATGAAGTGCACCAGTTGGAGTCTACCATGGCTGTCCTGAAGCAGAAACTAGGCCAATCACA GCATACCCTAGATGCCCTTCACAAGAACCTGGCCCGGATCCAGGCTGACATTGCCTGCAAGTCCAACTCCTTACTGCTGAACAACAAGTGCATGGATACCCGCCGCAAGCTGACAGTACCAGCTGAGAAATTTGTGCCAGAGGTAGACACCTTTAACCGAACCAGCAACCGCACTCTGCCCCCACTCAAGTGCCGACAACTAGAGCTGATATAG